A window from Dysidea avara chromosome 2, odDysAvar1.4, whole genome shotgun sequence encodes these proteins:
- the LOC136247796 gene encoding fibropellin-1-like, whose amino-acid sequence CNCSNGFTGDTCETNIDDCDPNPCMNGGNCTDEVDSFTCNCSNGFNGDTCETNIDDCDPNPCMNGGNCTDEVDSFTCNCSDGFTGDTCETNIDECDTNPCFNGGNCTDGVNSFTCNCSNGFTGKSCEINIDDCDPNPCMNGGKCTDGVDSSRCNCSNGFTGDTCEINIDDCDPNPCMNGGNCTDGVDSFTCHCSNGFTGKSCEINIDDCDPNPCFNGDNCTDGVESFICNCSNGFTGDTCETNIDECDPNPCMNGGNCTDGVDSFTCNCSNGFTSKSCEINIDDCDPNPCFNGGNCTDGSFKCNCSNGFTGDTCETNIDDCDPTPCMNGGNCTDEVDSFTCNCSNGFTGDTCETNIDDCDPNPCMNGGNCTDGVDSFTCNCSNGFTGKSCEINIDDCDPNPCFNSGKCTDGVNSFTCNCSNGFTGKSCEINIDDCDPNPCMNGGNCTDGVDSFTCNCSNGFTGDICETNIDDCDPNPCMNGGNCTDGVDSFTCHCSNGFTGKSCEINIDDCDPNPCFNGDNCTDGVESFICNCSNGFTGDTCETNIDECDPNPCFNGGNCTDEVDSFTCNCSNGFTGDIFDSFTCNCSNGFTGDTCETNIDECYPNPCLNGGNCTDGVDSFTCNCSNGFTGDTCETNIDDCDPNPCMNGGNCTDEVDSFTCNCSNGFTGDTCETNIDDCDPNPCFNGGNCTDEVDSFTCNCSNGFTGDTCETNIDDCDPNPCFNGGNCADKVDSFTCNCSNGFTGDTCETNIDECYPNPCFNGGNCTDGVDSFTCNCSNGFTGDTCETN is encoded by the exons tgtaattgttcaaatggatttactggagatacttgtgaaactaacatagatgattgtgatcctaatccttgtatgaatggtggtaattgcactgatgaagttgactctttcacatgtaattgttcaaatggatttaatggagatacttgtgaaactaacatagatgattgtgatcctaatccttgtatgaatggtggtaattgcactgatgaagttgactctttcacatgtaattgttcagatggatttactggagatacttgtgaaactaacatagatgaatgTGATACTAATCCTTGTTTTaatggtggtaattgcactgatggagttaactctttcacatgtaattgttcaaatggatttactggcaAAAGCTGTGAAATTAACATAGacgattgtgatcctaatccttgtatgaatggtggtaaATGCACTGATGGAGTTGACTCTTCCAgatgtaattgttcaaatggatttactggagatacttgtgaaattaacatagatgattgtgatcctaatccttgtatgaatggtggtaattgcacagatggagttgactctttcacatgtcattgttcaaatggatttactggcaAAAGCTGTGAAATTAACATAGacgattgtgatcctaatccttgttttaATGGTGATAATTGCACTGATGGAGTTGAGTCTTTCAtatgtaattgttcaaatggatttactggagatacttgtgaaactaacatagatgaatgtgatcctaatccttgtatgaatggtggtaattgcactgatggagttgactctttcacatgtaattgttcaaatggatttactaGCAAAAGCTGTGAAATTAACATAGacgattgtgatcctaatccttgttttaatggtggtaattgcactgatgGA tctttcaaatgtaattgttcaaatggatttactggagatacttgtgaaactaacatagatgattgtgatcccactccttgtatgaatggtggtaattgcactgatgaagttgactctttcacatgtaattgttcaaatggatttactggagatacttgtgaaactaacatagatgattgtgatcctaatccttgtatgaatggtggtaattgcactgatggagttgactctttcacatgtaattgttcaaatggatttactggcaAAAGCTGTGAAATTAACATAGacgattgtgatcctaatccttgttttaATAGTGGAAAAtgcactgatggagttaattctttcacatgtaattgttcaaatggatttactggcaAAAGCTGTGAAATTAACATAGacgattgtgatcctaatccttgtatgaatggtggtaattgtactgatgga gttgactctttcacatgtaattgctcaaatggatttactggagatatttgtgaaactaacatagatgattgtgatcccaatccttgtatgaatggtggtaattgcacagatggagttgactctttcacatgtcattgttcaaatggatttactggcaAAAGCTGTGAAATTAACATAGacgattgtgatcctaatccttgttttaATGGTGATAATTGCACTGATGGAGTTGAGTCTTTCAtatgtaattgttcaaatggatttactggagatacttgtgaaactaacatagatgaatgTGATCCGAATCCTTGTTTTaatggtggtaattgcactgatgaagttgactctttcacatgtaattgttcaaatggatttactggagatattt ttgactctttcacatgtaattgttcaaatggatttactggagatacttgtgaaactaacatagatgaatgTTATCCTAATCCTTGTTTAAATGGGGGtaattgtactgatggagttgactctttcacatgtaattgttcgaatggatttactggagatacttgtgaaactaacatagatgattgtgatcctaatccttgtatgaatggtggtaattgcactgatgaagttgactctttcacatgtaattgttcaaatggatttactggagatacttgtgaaactaacatagatgattgtgatcctaatccttgttttaatggtggtaattgcactgatgaagttgactctttcacatgtaattgttcaaatggatttactggagatacttgtgaaactaacatagatgattgtgatcccaatCCTTGTTTTAATGGGGGTAATTGTGCTGATAaagttgactctttcacatgtaattgttcaaatggatttactggagatacttgtgaaactaacatagatgaatgttatcctaatccttgttttaatgggggtaattgtactgatggagttgactctttcacatgtaattgttcgaatggatttactggagatacttgtgaaactaac
- the LOC136247797 gene encoding fibropellin-3-like, with translation TCNCSNGFTGDTCETNIDTGDTCETNIDDCDPNPCINFNGGNCTDGVDSFTCN, from the exons acatgtaattgttcaaatggatttactggagatacttgtgaaactaacatagat actggagatacttgtgaaactaacatagatgattgtgatcctaatccttgtattaat tttaatgggggtaattgtactgatggagttgactctttcacatgtaat